ACCATATAGCACCACAGAGTGCACAACAACCATATAGCACCACAGAGTGCGCAACAACCATATAGCACCACAGAGTGCGCAACAACCATATAGCACCACAGAGTGCGCAACAACCATATAGCACCACAGAGTGCGCAACAACGACATAGCACCACAGAGTGCGCAACAATGACATAGCACCACAGAGTGCGCAACAACGACATAGCACCACAGAGTGCGCAACAACGACATAGCACCACAGAGTGCGCAATAACGACATAGCACCACAGAGTGCGCAACAACGACATAGCACCACAGAGTGCGTAACAACGACATAGCACCACAGAGTGCGTAACAATGACATAGTACAAAGTACAGGAAAATGCAAGTTAAACTAAGTAAGTACAAACTTATGTAACACACAGGTACACAGACACTGATCTCAGAAAGAACATTTTATGGCGGAACTCTACGATGGAACGGCAGGTGCAGAGCACGCACCGCCGGTCAGAACGGCCGTATCGGCGCAACGACCagttaattaagttatttagataagtttttgcatgaaattagttgaaagtaaaattgtaatcatcaattgattgttagaaattaataaaacgcatgtaaacaatataattaatagatttttgtaaaCACAACCCCACTCCAGAGTTTGGTATAAATACAAGTGACAATTATGGCATCGGGCTTTCCAACTCTAGCAGTCGAATGAAGCAGAGCtcctatttatttgaataaaaagtgTTATACCTGAagttatagtttaaatttattattaaaatggaaaatGAGAATAACAATGTACAAAATGACGTCAGCATTGCTGACGTCATCGTTTTTAAAAACAACTGGGCGTCAGACCCTCCGTCATATATATTCTGAGATATAGATAAAACAACGTGTAAATACGAACACGTCTACAGGGTGTTGCTAAAACTgtctttaatatttcaaaaaatttaattagaatCATTTACCTCAGCTCTATAGTCATGTCTGAGTTCTGTGATAGTGGCGGTGTGCTCCTCCCTTAGAGCATCAGCAGTGGCGCGGTTCTCTTCTATGATGCGCGCGCGTTCGTTGTTGAGAGTGGCTTGTAGCTGCTCGCGGAGTTCTTGGAGGGCGCGCTCGTTTTCTGTTCAAACACACAAATATGATTTTAAGCGCCTCGGTTATTTGtatgacaaaaattataacggTGACTGGACTAAAGGCCCAAAAATGATGTAGGCGAGAGACCAAATATATCGTTAAGTTCATACCTTTTTTTTTAGTAGAGATTAAAACGTATTagtaacacaataaaaaaaaatttactgtcTATACTATCCCACAGCTGATCTGGAACCTTTGAGTTATTAAACTCAAACTCTTTTAATATGGCTTTACTGAATCTgctgataagtggagtggggtccaatagtatgtcgaatgacaagagatgattacccctcggcagtcgacacaattatgccggactgttgGCACCGGATATACAAAAGATGACCCccaacgcaacacacttacgtgagccactatgacgggttttaacaccttatgcactgtggtcgctatccgggcagacataaaatatatcctgccaccagtaGAAAAAttccataaacatttttatactgcACACTCACCAATTTCAAGCCGTTCTTTCTGCTCATACAGCCTCGCTTTATATTCGTCCAGCAGTCTCGCCATGTTGTCAGCGTGTTGCTTCTCTGCCAGCTCCGTCTCGCGCCCGTACCGTTCCTCAAACTCTAACTTCGCGTTATGAAGAGCTTGTTGGTGATTCCTCTCACATGTCGATAGTTCCTGTAAAATTATCAGaagttatattgaaaatatgatttattattttgcaggaaaaaaatgacaaatatcTGCCGGCGGACAACCGTTAATCTATTCATCGTCCATCATACTGCCGTAGTAAGTACAAAAGCATGTAATGTATGTCagggaaatattattttgagataatcgaagttttgtaaatatagttttataattttgtatgtaaaactgagatggAGAAActtttataaggttttttttttaacaagttctaaacaagataccgtcatttaagtaagttcattcaaatcaagatttttttgttgagATACCGCTCTTGAGCTTAGCACGACAGTATAATTGTTGATGAACACATTACATTAAGTCTCGATTTATTTTACCTGCCACAAAACTTACCTCTTCCATCTCCCTCTGATGTCTCTCGCTTTGCTCATTCAATCTCAATTTCTTCTCCATCAAAAACTTTTCCTCGGCTTCCCTCAACTCCTCTTGCAATTCCGCTCTCATTTTCCTCTCGCGTACCATCCATTCCGCTCTTATATTCTCTAATTCCTTCTGCAACGATAGTTCTAATCTTCTCCTCTCGTCCGATTTATGTCTTTCTATAAAATCTCTTGTTCCCATATCAGGTATTAGAGGAGACTTTATAGGCTTTGGGGGAGTCTCTTCTTGTGTCTCGAACTGATAGACGACGACTACGTTGTCGGAATTCGATTTACCTTGAGACAACATCACTCCGTCGAGTCTCGGACTCGACAATCCTTTCCCGAGACTCGACGCTGAATCTGAAGATTTTAATTGTGGGGCTATAACGGCTTTGTTCATCGGTTTAAACGTCGACAACGGACTCCAAGGTTTCCCGTAATCTAGTCTTGGGGATCTCAGTTCGGAACCTAGACTAGGTGTTGGCGATATTTTTAACTGTGACGATTTTATTTCGATGCTCGATTTCGAGTTTCTCGATATGTCATTTATCGAGTTTTTCTTTGAATCTTCCGAGTCTGATAGCTGCGACAGCAAGCTCTTTGGCAGAAAATCTATATTAGGAACTTTGATTTGAGGTACTGGTACATTTTCTGGTATCTTTGGCGATTTATCTGTGTTACTTGTTTTTGAAGTTTTGTCACTATCTTCTATATCTTTGGCATCATTTTCCTTTGCATCGTTCGACTGTTTGTCTTTATGTGTTTCAGAGTCGTCTAGATCATTCAAGTCTAAGTTAGCGAACTCTCTATCTGGAGAATCTATCGATGTTTCGGATTCTATACTTTCCATTAGGTTTATCGATATTTTACTCTTCTGTGGTATCATTGGCGACCTGTAATAATCAAACAAACTTCCAACAAATACTCAGTATACTATTAACTTTTTAGTACCTaacgtagatttttttttaaatatgaaggTTAATACTAAAATTACAGTACGATTAACAGctactttattttttagtatctTTACGGTTCCAGTCAACCACAAATTGCCTCACCTAGGCCTAGACTCCTTATCGGAAACCACCGGCTCTTCCAGGTGCACCGACGCGGTCTCTATGTCTCCTGGACGGACCAAGTCCGATATCTTCTGGAAATTCTTTTGGAACAGGTCTGGTTTGATGTAGTCGCCCGCGGGCGGACGCAACACGCGGCGGCGAGGCGACGTGCCACGATCGCGGCTGTCGCTTTCTGTTTGATCAAAGGGATTATTTGAGTTTAGGCTGATGTGTTGCGAGGCATAAGGTAACAATGAATGTATTGTgatcagtcctggatttgtaaataggccgtataggccgcggcctatgggcggcagattGCAGAGAACGCTTACTCGATTTTAGATTTTTcgaactttagtgccttccataatacaaataaatggaaaattattaagtactagcttccacccgcagcttcgcccgcgtggatttcgggtttcaaaaatggagaaggtgctcaatttgtcgggatgtttttttaatttatggtggtatgcaggtggtccgattgtccggtcaggttctgatgatgggatcctggtgaaatcgaaggaacttttaaccattaaggttgcacacgaaatgacggaagcttaaaaaatggagtaacttctcccgttttcccaacattttacatcactgctacgctcctattaattgtagcgcgatgaaaagtatactataaccagctcaggagtatgaaaaataattgtaccaagttaagttgaaatccgtcgagtagtttttgtttctataacggttatacagacagacagacaaaaattttactaattgcatttttggcatcagtatcgatcccctaatcacccccagttattttggaaatatatttcatgtacagaattgacctctctacagtttattataagtatagatatgcaaaagtagctcaaaaattgtccataacgaaaacatgcattttaaagtaaaacaaaagaaataatatcgtgaagccaaccaaataactaatgatatattaaattttgtgactgttcaatttagtcgggtccgcgatatcacttttgttgagtttcagaacgcgacattacattattatattctgtgctccaacgcacactgctttgatgttaggaacacacctacattgcttagacaacagtgaactttatacaatagcaataaagctcaaattgactctacgtattagttagaaaacgtttgtatgggaaatagaaaaatgctgttttgaggattttcccggcaattattcgaatttttctcaccttttaaaccttccctagacctccacgaataattcaagatcaagataagataaatccgttcagccgttctcgagttttagcgagactaacgaacagcaattcatttttatatatatagattttagaaacctacatgcATACacacataaacctacctacgtggggcggcggaaataaagtggcctacactcataaaaaatataaatccggcactgattATGAGTATGACATATTAGTTCACATACGTAAACAAAAAGAGGAAGACAAAAATGCAACTATAATACCCGCAATTCTGcgaaatattacttatatgagTCACCGgtgatacataatatttatattacaaaaaactcACCAACAGAATCCCTGTCGGAGACGGACAAGCTCTTCGCATCTCTGGGACTGTCAGACGGTCTCGGCGGCAACGGTGGACGGGTTACCAACGGTGACAGGACTATCGGATGAGTCACCGGTGGCGATGACGTACGAGTCACCGGTGATAGCACTGTGTGAGTCACCGGTGACTGCATCGGCTGGGCCACCGGCGACTGGACCATCGGTGATGGTATGGTTACTGGTGATGGTACCGTTGGCACGGGGGCAGCGCTGATGATTGAACTCTGACCATCGTTCTGCTCAGAGGAGCTGTTTGATCCTGGACTGACTGTTGGTTCCGGTAGGTTTTCTAATTTGAACCTGAAATTGATATGTTTTTAGCAGGTAGGTACGCAAGGTTTTTGATTCTAACTTTAAGTTGACTTCGCGATTACAGAgccttttttatctttatttatggaGCTTGGTCGTGTGAGTGAAacgttatgtttatttataatggcaATTATGCCGACTAGCTTGATCGTACTCTAGCTGATATCACAATCTGTATGTTCACAATGAGCCATCACGTCAGATTTCAATATGCTTATAGTGGAAGCTATCCAGTCGTGAACAAAATATATCCGACACCTTACTATCACAAACTTAACATGAATCTGTTACCTGACACTCTTCTTGTCCTCTTCAAAGCTAGAAGCCTGCCTCTGCTTGCTCATTGCCAAGCTCTCCGTCTTTTTGTACAAGAGATCAGACAACTTCTCCCTCAGTATACCTTTGGGTGGGTCACTTTTGGTCACGGAATCCAATGGCAGCGACTTATCAGTGTCAGGACTAGGCAGGTCTGATTTCGACAGTTTTAAGAACATGTTTCCTTTACCTAAGGAttatataaagagaaaaaaaaatattctaatttttttattttaaatagattagaACATATTCTCATTGAGTAAAATATAGGGTCTTGTCCACATCTTTAAGATCTAATCTCGCCTACATGTGAATGCAGTTGAGTACCAGATTAGTTTTATATGGTCCAAGGCTCGCGTTGGAAAATGGTGGTGGGAAATAATACAACACTCATAGCAAGCCCAAGGTACTTTGGCCATCAATAGGGTATACGCTAGTCTTAAAATGAGAAGAAAAAATGTAACTGTCCATACTAAAAAGACCATGAAACGAGGTACATATACTGGCACAAAACTTATATTGAAAAGTCTTACCCATTAAAGGGAATCCCCTCTCAGCCTTAGCAGAAGCAAACAGCGGCTTATAGTTCTCTTCTTCAGGACTCGTCACATTGATCTTCAAGTCTATAATCTCTGATTGCTGTTTGAACAGCATCTTGGGTCTTTCAAACGAAGGTCTGTTCAGAAGGTCTCTGTCTGAGGTATTCCGAACTAGAGGTTTAGAGAAGGCGCCGTCCACACTCCTTCGAAGTGGGGAGATTTTCAAGTCGCCTAACTTTTTGTCTAGCCTCGTTAGAGGAGATAGGGGAGGTCGACCTGAAAGTAGTAGactagataataaaatataggttaaATGATCAATAAACAGTATAAAGGAGCATGACCCATGTACCCACTAgatttaattagatttaaaaaatatttttatagcataggcagtttttcgtaaaattaatataatgtttattttcaggGCTAATAAGATCAATTTTCTGTGTATTCACACAGTTTTTCGAAAGAGTTAAGTCcattaaataattgttgaatAAATTGGTTAGGTCATTATTTCTCGTACGGcctttagtaataaaaatttattcttGCATTAGCCAttaaaaaagcattaaaaataacGTCAAGGGGAAAACAATTTAGAACACACATTTCATTATAAAGCATTGTaagtttttcatttaattatgaGCGTCAACCTTGCTTCCACAATTTTTACTGccaatattatatcttttagtcCTGAATTTGAATTCAATACTTTGAAAGCGGTGAAAATAacgtaaaaactaaaaatgtagGAATCCATTCGGAAGATACGGCCTAAGCTACCGAGCGTCCTGGACGAAAAATGTAGAAGAATTTACAGCCAGAACTAGTTATAAACACCAATTACATCACATTCGTAAAAGTGGATGCATTGAGCTTGATATAATGGCCCCGGGAGACATATAAGCCCCTATCTTCTTAAAGCCGGTACTGTAAGAATATTAATCGCACCTTTAGAACTATAGACCGAACTCAAAAGAAACGATTTGTGGGAaacgaataaaatacatttgaaaacaatatagaaggcaGTGAATTGAGCGGTCGTCGATAGTGAGAATCTCTGTTTatgttctataattttgtcttttctcgtcatagggttatagagcatgctttgaaattttgaatgccatgcattttttaacaaaatcagtaaatatatacattttgagTTGGTCACTTTAATTCTAAGGGTGCGATTGTTTGTGTACAGAAACCCCATTTTTACCTATAGGAGTGAGACGTCGGGAGGCCGTGAGCGTGTTATCCCTGGTCTCCGCGGGATGGTTCTCGCTGTCCGTGCTGAACTCCTCATCGCTCTCCACCTTCGTCTCCACGCGTTCCAGGTTCTTCGTGTTCTCTTCAGACGTGAGCAACTCCTGTGGGAATATCAAGTTTGGATAATTCATATAGAACACcagctaataaataaaatattacttggcAGTATTCGGCATTTCACATATAAGACAGTTAATgcttttgtttactatttatttgggagcttgACTTCTATATTTGGTTATATTATAATCGACGATTGGCGATTACGTAGACATCTTGAAACAGGACCTATCTAATGTCagacatttattattttggtgGCATAACATTTCAAGTAAACCAGTATACCTaggaagttttctataagaattttgagggcatgtgaagtctgccactccgcactaggccagcgtggattggcctaatacctctcagaagtagagaaAGCCCGAGCCCAGCAATGGAACAGCATAATATAAGACAGggctaatatttaatattttaaataacagtaTCCCTCATATACAGCTGTCCTTGCTTATTAGTAGTTAGCGGTAGAAATACACAGCGTTTGTACCCACTAAAGAAAACTCTCCTGTAAGAGAGACCTAGAGCTTGATACCGTCAATTACGCTACCACTATcgtcatcagccacatgaaatTTACTACTGAACAAAGACCTTCTCTACAGAtatccagacggacctgtcaaaaaTTTGTCTATACATAATCATAACATATGATTTTAAATGCTTGCTCTACAGTCTACTGGGATTTTCAAagtttgaaaattcttttgtaGTTACTGAAAGACCATTACATATTTCTCTTTGATGCATTATATCGTCATCCCtttcgtttttatttctaactattgtagctattgctcgcggcttcgcctgcgtgaaggagatttccgggacaaaagtctcgctatatattttctcgggatagaaaaatagcttatattcctacccagggtcttaaactatctccataccaagttTCAAAAAAATACGTTCAGTAGATTGTGAGAAAATTGATGAtatatagacagacagaaaagagaactttggtttataatatgtgtatatattaataaaataaataatatcagccctatatataCTTTATCTACTGCTGaccatgggcctcctctactactgagagggattaggccttagtccaccacgctggcctagtgcggattggtagaattcacacaccctcgaaattcctatagagaacttcttagatgtgcaggtttcctcacgatgttttccttcaccgttaaagctaacgataaattcacaaagagtacacacatgattttagaaaagtcagaggtgtgtgcccttgggatttgaacccgcggacattcgtctcggcagtccgttccacacccaactaggctatcgccgctgtttaTATATGtgtacatattaaaatcaaataaaatttcatcaaactACCTAGTTTACAGGTgttattgaaatacatttattaatattgttcacTATGCTTTACCATTGCGTCAGCGTACATGTTTATTTACCATCCGTATAcccatttaaaaatcataaaaaacataactcaaatgattaatatttttaaccatcTAACCACACGATACGTATTCTCATAATAGTAGCCACAAACATGACACGATTTTACAGTCATGTTCCATTTAATGTGAAAACAGGGCATACTAAGGCACGACTGTTTGCATAAAGCCCAGGGGCTATTTTACTTGTATGACATCAGCTTTAGTACGAAGAATACCTCTATGTcccactaatattataaactagcttttggtcGCAACTCCGGCCACTAGTGACGTTTCCCGAAAAAGATTCACTGTGCAGTGTACACTTTGCCACGAAAATGCAGCCTTTATGTGAATCTACTACGTCTATCTGTATATCTAATTCCATCCAAATATGTATTAGATATTTCGAAATCACATTAACACTATTACTATACTTATATTGATTTTACGAGTCGCAAAAAGAATGGGTAtaccaatggcgaagggtccatacaactgattcctatcggcttcccttttctttacgtttgtcttagatTTTGTATTCTGTTTAATTGGCTGCGAAATGTTAACCAAGGCATTTGTTCTTCCCTCGGGTTACCaattggaaaatttcacccttcgctactggcGTATACTGTatagaaacttaaaaaaaaaaagttattaagtaTATGTTAATTCTAGTCTTCcgtattttcaaatattcaataGTTGAAGTTGCTATGGTCACGTTGTTAACACCCGTATTGGACTGAACTTCGACGAATATGACCCTTAACGACTAACGTATGTACAGCCGCAAGCACCCATGAGTGCACGGCGCTACGTGACCCCGCTCAATTAGGCTATCATTTGCCTgctagttaattaattatttcgtttGTTTAACAATTACCCGACAAGATATAAAAGAGTACCCCTTGCGTCCAGGCTTGGGCGTAATTACTCAAATCTGCTTAAagcggcaaacaacttgagcataAGTGTAGCTATACTAAATTGTTCATTATTACAACAGCATTATGGGGTCGCAAAGAGAAGCAATCGCGCAGGGCTTCCCGCTTTGAAGGGTCTCACGCTTGCAAGGAGCATTGAAATCAGATAAAGCGACCTCGCAGAAATTTACCACTCAGAGCCATGCATTAGTTAAGGCTACTGCTTCACTGCTTACCACCTTATTGTTATTTAACTCATTACTACGTTGTTATGATTTGAGTATAAGAATAAtagagtattttaataaaattatttatgtgtattaataagtttttgtatatccggtaccaacaggccagcataattgtttcgactgccgataggtaatcatctctcgtcagtctccGAAGAGGATAGATGTCAGGCTGCTTATGACTATATCACAGACAAAATAAATGACGATTTCTATACTTAACTTTCATTTACTCTGGCCAGCAATTACTTAACGTTATCGCTAAATCGCAAGACTGGTGACCCTAGAATATCGGTACAGTCGTCCCTGAGGCCGTAATGATAACTCCAATACCAAAAAGCTCTTCCAAGTGCCAAAAAATAAGTTCTACtgtacataattaaaacaagCATTCGGACAGTATACTGTCCGATtgcttgttttaattatttctgcTACTAGCAAGGATGTGTAAGCACAGTAATAGTCAAATTACAAAGCATATTAAGTACTCTACAGAAATCTTAcacacttttataaaaaaagatatatcaTTCTACCCCAAAATCCTAAATAATTGTCCAAAGCATCACTTACTTGAACAGAAGTGCAACTGTCATCTAGCATGGATGCATCCTGTGTCTTCTTGACCAGACTTTAAAAAAACCCACATTACACTACCGAAGAGGTGTACCATAATCCTTTATAATCTCACCTGAACAGAAGCACAGGTGTCATCCAGCATGGAGGCATCCCGGGCCTTCTTCACCAGATCTCTGTAGACATTGTCCAGTGGATGTTCCCATTGGGTGTTCTTTGTTTCTTCATTATAGTAGTAATGGGTTTGGAGCTTTTCATCATAGCTGGTTGGACAATTTAATGATttagtagtaaaaataaatgagaaGTCTACATTTAGATATTGAATTGGGTATGTTGAAATATGGACATGACCAGCCTTACGATTTATCaacattaatgtaaaaaatatacccTTGCCTAAGTAGACGGTAAAAGTATACTATACAgaatatcaaaataatcatttgttttttatatctatcaaactttatttttattctggcaaatttttttttcctaagtTTATAAACATGAACTTGGCAAATAtggtcatttaaaaaatatttctttattttaatcaatactaacttaaaaagaaaaaattataagagtAACAAGGTAAAATTGATGCAaggaatatttattgaatttgagttCTACTTAGCTATAAGTATAGTATTACTTTATACACCTACCATACtaacaattgaaaaaaaaccCATACATTGTATCCTTATGGACTCAAATGAAATGTAAAGTTACTTATAGaaaaatgaataacaaaataaaatttcattaatacaTCTTGCATTAAATCTAGccatttttattaagtatacaattctaacattaattaaatcttACTAAGCCTTCCA
The nucleotide sequence above comes from Manduca sexta isolate Smith_Timp_Sample1 chromosome 11, JHU_Msex_v1.0, whole genome shotgun sequence. Encoded proteins:
- the LOC115452172 gene encoding centrosomal protein of 164 kDa isoform X1 encodes the protein MSSPSAVVCREVFDENSQPSAEEISEYAQQLGIDPESESHLLPLARDGLMQALPPPWKAYYDEKLQTHYYYNEETKNTQWEHPLDNVYRDLVKKARDASMLDDTCASVQELLTSEENTKNLERVETKVESDEEFSTDSENHPAETRDNTLTASRRLTPIGRPPLSPLTRLDKKLGDLKISPLRRSVDGAFSKPLVRNTSDRDLLNRPSFERPKMLFKQQSEIIDLKINVTSPEEENYKPLFASAKAERGFPLMGKGNMFLKLSKSDLPSPDTDKSLPLDSVTKSDPPKGILREKLSDLLYKKTESLAMSKQRQASSFEEDKKSVRFKLENLPEPTVSPGSNSSSEQNDGQSSIISAAPVPTVPSPVTIPSPMVQSPVAQPMQSPVTHTVLSPVTRTSSPPVTHPIVLSPLVTRPPLPPRPSDSPRDAKSLSVSDRDSVESDSRDRGTSPRRRVLRPPAGDYIKPDLFQKNFQKISDLVRPGDIETASVHLEEPVVSDKESRPRSPMIPQKSKISINLMESIESETSIDSPDREFANLDLNDLDDSETHKDKQSNDAKENDAKDIEDSDKTSKTSNTDKSPKIPENVPVPQIKVPNIDFLPKSLLSQLSDSEDSKKNSINDISRNSKSSIEIKSSQLKISPTPSLGSELRSPRLDYGKPWSPLSTFKPMNKAVIAPQLKSSDSASSLGKGLSSPRLDGVMLSQGKSNSDNVVVVYQFETQEETPPKPIKSPLIPDMGTRDFIERHKSDERRRLELSLQKELENIRAEWMVRERKMRAELQEELREAEEKFLMEKKLRLNEQSERHQREMEEELSTCERNHQQALHNAKLEFEERYGRETELAEKQHADNMARLLDEYKARLYEQKERLEIENERALQELREQLQATLNNERARIIEENRATADALREEHTATITELRHDYRAEVCRVRAQHLCHLAELRARLAAARALPDRYRRLKEKYATLKRDVQMSIERRNKRREMSMTTGSETEKSNSHKANHHERRKEVQETSTSAVVEPEPTRSRINNNPIPKYNDNETSYSESNAHKSFDNNNQWKPVREHRIPSVETSATSVSKAHRSQRKAAVAFQEPPRRTRERDRDLGATTDYQDSSDATTADERLKESVNGHGRRRCFTRLKSASTSRLNYSPNVAIISISRRGEGWSSPLESLRQQLRKLDDLEDQFPDLACQPAYSLRYPFAELVLPGTVSSADTPELEFVRHRALVEREGMRRARAALKRRRAALRETRASLSPHREPSEEREATELEVALHRARALLGEKEIRLRHIERALRKLTDSHPTPLIQEASTSSASSVSSGGGGGGGGGGGGGEEAAAGGAVLRSLRALHADVRDIWRALDARRPPPPSPETSSCNAPTTSQTRMTLSAPEPVTQEHSDGGVAERARGLRAWLQTAP